The Arachis hypogaea cultivar Tifrunner chromosome 16, arahy.Tifrunner.gnm2.J5K5, whole genome shotgun sequence genome contains a region encoding:
- the LOC112755020 gene encoding nuclear cap-binding protein subunit 1, translating to MSSWRSLLLRIGDKSPEYGAAGDFKDHIETCFGAIRRELDHSQTEILEFLLACAEQLPHKIPLYGTLIGLINLENEDFVKKLVDKTRTKFQDALNSGDCNGVRILMRLMTVMMCSKVLQLSSLVGIFDTFLSSAATIVDEEKGNPLWQPCADFYITCILSCLPWGGAELVEQVPEEIERLMVSVEAYLSIRRRDSDTGLFFFEKDDANERGSGDKDFVEDLYDRIQALSSNGWKVESVPRPHLSFEAQLVAGKSHEFGTVSCLNIPSPPSVPSGISNGKQKHEAELKYPQRIHRLNIFPPSKTEDLQPIDRFVMEEYLLDVLLFFNGCRKECASFMVGLPVPFRYEYLMAETIFSQLLMLPQPPFKPIYYTLVIIDLCKALPGAFPAVVAGAVRALFEKIADLDMECRTRLILWFSHHLSNFQFIWPWEEWAYVLDLPKWAPQRVFVQEVLEREVRLSYWDKVKQSVENAAGLEELLPPKGGPNLTLGADGTENNENVLSGELNNMVKGKAPVREIISWIDESILPNNGLEVTLRVVVQTLLNIGSKSFTHLITVLERYGQVFAKLCPDQDKQVMLIAEVGSFWKSNTQMTAIAIDRMMGYRLVSNLAIVRWVFSLENIEQFHTSDRPWEVLRNAVSKTYNRISDLRKEILSLKRNILSAEEAAKQAKDELDAAESKLTLVDGEPVLGENPARLNRLKSQAAKAKEEVVSLQESFEAKEALLVRAIEENEALFLMLYKSFSNVLVERLPEGSKARSLHELKAAEVDVMAVDPQEPSTMELDNENQQPQNSQSNGGKKSGAYNVGEKEQWCITTLGYVKAFSRQYAAEIWPHIEKLDAEVLTEEAPPLFRSAVYSGLRRPINEA from the exons ATGAGcagttggagaagccttcttctGCGAATCGGCGACAAGAGTCCCGAATACGGTGCCGCCGGCGACTTCAAGGACCACATT gAAACATGTTTTGGCGCCATTCGCAGAGAGCTCGACCACTCCCAAACCGAGATTTTGGAG TTCCTTTTGGCATGTGCTGAGCAATTGCCTCACAAGATTCCGTTGTATGGAACCCTG ATTGGCTTGATTAACCTAGAAAATGAGGACTTCGTTAAAAAACTAGTGGACAAAACTCGGACTAAATTTCAG gatGCGTTAAATTCTGGAGACTGCAATGGGGTTCGTATCCTAATGCGGCTTATGACTGTCATG ATGTGCAGTAAGGTTCTTCAACTAAGCTCTTTGGTTGGCATCTTTGATACGTTTTTATCATCAGCTGCTACAATAGTTGATGAGGAAAAAGGAAATCCCTTGTGGCAGCCTTGTGCAGACTTTTATATAACTTGTATTTTATCATGCCTCCCATGGGGTGGAGCAGAACTTGTTGAG CAAGTTCCTGAAGAGATTGAGAGACTGATGGTTAGTGTTGAAGCTTATTTGAGCATCAGAAGGCGTGACTCTGACACTGGTTTattcttttttgaaaaagatgatgcaAACGAGAGAGGTTCCGGTGATAAG gattttgtagaagACTTATATGACAGAATACAAGCTTTATCTAGTAATGGATGGAAAGTTGAAAGTG TTCCAAGACCACATCTATCATTTGAAGCTCAGCTTGTTGCTGGGAAGTCCCATGAATTTGGGACAGTGAGCTGCCTTAACATACCAAGCCCACCTTCAGTACCTTCTGGCATATCTAATGGTAAACAAAAGCATGAAGCAGAGTTAAAATATCCACAAAGGATACACCGGCTTAACATATTTCCCCCCAGTAAAACTGAG GATCTGCAGCCTATTGATCGATTTGTTATGGAAGAATATCTCCTGGATGTGCTTCTGTTCTTCAATGGCTG TCGAAAGGAATGTGCTTCTTTTATGGTTGGCTTGCCAGTGCCCTTCAGATATGAGTACCTCATGGCTGAGACAATATTCTCTCAG TTGCTGATGCTACCTCAACCACCTTTCAAGCCAATATACTACACACTGGTTATTATTGACCTTTGTAAG GCTCTTCCTGGAGCATTTCCTGCAGTTGTTGCTGGAGCAGTTCGTGCTCTCTTTGAGAAGATTGCTGATTTGGATATGGAGTGTCGAACACGTCTCATCCTTTGGTTTTCACATCATTT GTCGAACTTTCAGTTCATCTGGCCATGGGAAGAGTGGGCTTATGTCTTAGACCTCCCAAAGTGGGCCCCGCAACGTGTGTTTGTTCAGGAGGTTTTGGAGCGAGAAGTTCGCTTATCTTACTGGGACAAAGTTAAGCAG AGCGTTGAAAATGCAGCTGGTTTAGAAGAATTACTTCCTCCAAAAGGTGGACCAAACTTAACTTTGGGGGCAGACGGTACAGAGAACAATGAAAATGTGCTCTCTGGAGAGCTTAACAACATGGTTAAAGGAAAGGCACCTGTTCGTGAAATAATCTCGTGGATTGATGAAAGCATACTTCCCAATAATGGTCTAGAAGTTACACTAAGAGTGGTTGTACAAACTCTTCTCAATATTGGATCTAAAAGTTTCACACATTTGATAACCGTCTTAGAGAGATATGGTCAAGTTTTTGCAAAACTATGTCCTGACCAGGATAAGCAAGTCATGCTGATTGCTGAAGTGGGTTCATTTTGGAAGAGTAACACCCAAATGACAGCAATAGCAATTGACAGGATGATGGGTTATCGACTTGTATCAAATTTGGCCATCGTGAGATGGGTTTTCTCCTTAGAAAATATTGAGCAATTTCATACATCAGATCGTCCATGGGAG GTTCTTCGAAATGCAGTAAGCAAGACATATAATCGTATTTCTGATTTAAGGAAAGAGATATTATCTCTTAAAAGGAATATTTTATCAGCTGAAGAAGCTGCAAAGCAAGCAAAAGATGAGTTAGATGCTGCAGAGTCGAAACTGACACTTGTAGATGGTGAACCAGTTCTTGGTGAAAATCCTGCTAGGTTGAATAGATTGAAGTCGCAAGCTGCAAAAGCAAAGGAGGAGGTGGTTTCTCTTCAAGAATCTTTTGAAGCTAAGGAAGCTCTTCTTGTCCGAGCAATTGAAGAAAATGAG GCATTATTTCTAATGTTGTACAAAAGCTTCTCAAATGTGTTGGTGGAGCGCCTTCCTGAAGGATCTAAAGCTAGATCACTACACGAGTTGAAGGCTGCAGAAGTTGATGTGATGGCAGTGGATCCTCAAGAACCATCAACCATGGAACTAGATAATGAGAATCAGCAACCCCAAAACAG TCAGTCAAATGGCGGGAAGAAAAGTGGTGCTTACAATGTAGGCGAAAAGGAGCAATGGTGTATCACCACTTTGGGTTATGTGAAGGCCTTTTCCAGGCAGTATGCGGCTGAG ATATGGCCTCATATTGAGAAGCTGGATGCAGAGGTATTGACAGAAGAAGCACCTCCTCTTTTTCGATCGGCTGTTTATTCTGGTCTTAGAAGACCAATTAACGAGGCTTGA
- the LOC112755021 gene encoding uncharacterized protein: MGANQSDQVAGNAYEEEEEEEEDEEEDEEDNVAARRGLIRPPQLLNNRHVAKKLLEQEPEILPCHASASPLSPQLSSLGTPRLGPSIKVWDPYNVLAPPPPPPMLPPPSNDADDEHAEAVTTEVFVISHGECELSLRPDLISGRVPGAGLTPNGERQARALAVFLKSQGVRFNAVYSSPLDRARSTAVVVCKEINFLEDQIQSSDALVEMSQGNWEGCLQSEIYTPEILRIIDRFQPDFAAPSGESLRQVEFRMVQFLNGIVLRLPEKLRIDLSSHHNENNQTFVQQDSHPLTNSIHDQDGPLHPTTQWDSLHRHRPGLSRKKSGKSRLQVVTNTGDDFEDDISPRQVNHQSALHNSFGGYNASVSCIGIFTHSAPIKCLLTGLLGCSPLLSQKFCIGDSSVTVLQHSLRTGWQIKRLNDTAHLRLL, encoded by the exons ATGGGCGCGAACCAATCGGACCAAGTTGCCGGAAACGcatacgaagaagaagaagaagaagaggaggatgaAGAAGAGGACGAAGAAGACAACGTGGCAGCTAGGAGGGGTCTCATAAGACCCCCTCAGCTACTCAACAACCGCCACGTGGCAAAGAAGCTTCTAGAACAAGAACCCGAGATCCTGCCGTGCCACGCGTCTGCCTCCCCTCTCTCCCCGCAACTCTCCTCCCTTGGAACCCCGCGCCTCGGCCCTTCCATCAAGGTCTGGGACCCTTACAACGTTCTCGCCCCTCCGCCGCCGCCGCCTATGCTTCCGCCTCCGTCCAACGATGCGGACGACGAGCACGCTGAGGCGGTGACGACGGAGGTGTTCGTGATCAGCCACGGGGAGTGCGAGCTGAGCCTCAGACCCGATTTAATTTCGGGTCGGGTCCCCGGTGCGGGCCTGACTCCGAATGGCGAGAGGCAGGCGAGGGCGTTGGCCGTGTTCTTGAAATCTCAGGGCGTAAGGTTCAACGCGGTTTATTCTTCGCCGTTAGATCGGGCTCGGTCAACGGCTGTCGTTGTTTGTAAG GAAATCAATTTTTTGGAGGATCAGATTCAGTCCTCAGACGCCCTTGTAGAGATGAGTCAAGGGAATTGGGAAGGCTGCCTTCAATCAGAAATATATACACCTGAAATTTTGAGGATCATCGACAGGTTCCAGCCAGATTTTGCTGCACCTTCTGGAGAATCACTTAGACAAGTTGAATTCCGCATGGTTCAGTTCTTAAATGGGATTGTTCTCCGACTGCCTGAAAAATTGAGGATTGATCTATCCTCCCATCACAATGAAAACAACCAAACATTTGTTCAGCAAGATTCCCATCCTCTGACGAATTCTATTCACGACCAGGATGGACCCCTTCATCCAACAACCCAATGGGATTCGCTCCACAGGCATAGGCCAGGACTCTCCAGGAAAAAATCTGGTAAGAGCAGGCTACAAGTCGTGACAAACACTGGCGATGATTTTGAAGATGATATATCTCCTAGGCAAGTCAACCACCAAAGTGCGCTGCACAATTCATTCGGTGGCTATAATGCATCTGTTTCTTGTATAGGCATATTTACTCACTCTGCACCGATAAAGTGTCTCCTAACGGGACTTCTTGGATGTAGTCCATTGCTGTCACAGAAGTTCTGCATCGGAGATTCTTCGGTAACAGTGTTGCAACATTCCTTGAGAACAGGATGGCAGATAAAAAGGTTGAATGATACAGCACACCTTAGGCTTCTCTAG